A genomic stretch from Octopus bimaculoides isolate UCB-OBI-ISO-001 chromosome 29, ASM119413v2, whole genome shotgun sequence includes:
- the LOC128251220 gene encoding uncharacterized protein K02A2.6-like: MAAKVPPLQIQPWPSTDSALSRLRVDFAGSINGSHYIIVVDSYSKWPEVCKWSRPTTSVTINFLKELFARYGVPDTIVSDNGTQFTAKEIERFCKSVQMKHVLTPPYFPDGKFLKIQI; this comes from the coding sequence ATGGCAGCAAAGGTGCCCCCATTGCAGATTCAACCGTGGCCAAGCACGGATTCTGCATTGTCTAGACTGCGTGTGGATTTCGCAGGATCAATAAATGGCTCTCATTATATTATCGTTGTGGATAGCTATTCCAAATGGCCTGAAGTGTGCAAATGGTCAAGGCCAACCACAAGTGTAACGATTAACTTCTTGAAAGAATTATTCGCTCGTTATGGGGTGCCAGATACGATCGTGTCAGATAATGGTACACAATTCACGGCGAAGGAGATCGAAAGATTCTGTAAGTCGGTTCAAATGAAACATGTTTTAACTCCGCCATACTTTCCTGACGGGAAATTCTTGAAGATACAAATATGA